In Finegoldia magna ATCC 53516, a genomic segment contains:
- a CDS encoding SH3 domain-containing protein, whose translation MKQKNIIAVVLITVVIFVGAFVGLNIFNSSKAEKLDKLAHQCIVDGNYQKAVDYYSELYDRTNDGSYIDKKREAVELLSSKNNYDYGVNYLKEMKYVDAAKSFLKVSNKDNVNYQKAQQRLQESTQAVIIASDSFAEDDNFDASLNMLNSYARVMPHETIVIDKIKEVEKAKNQYNEKKQEEEKQRALSEKKEKEAREKAEKLASESAEELKKEKESTKQPDKQDESYETDDNKRLIDLCIRLVGKTYLVTTDNAKIYEEPSNKSQVISSIPMGSEVYIYEAKPDSGQRVWCHAIIKSADSLKSYDAWISSNNLEIND comes from the coding sequence ATGAAGCAGAAGAATATTATTGCTGTAGTTTTGATAACTGTAGTAATATTTGTTGGAGCTTTTGTAGGATTAAATATTTTTAATTCTTCTAAGGCAGAAAAATTAGATAAATTGGCTCACCAATGTATAGTAGATGGTAATTACCAAAAAGCTGTAGATTATTATAGTGAGTTGTACGATAGAACAAACGATGGATCTTATATAGATAAAAAACGTGAAGCTGTGGAACTTTTGTCCTCTAAAAATAATTACGATTATGGCGTAAATTATTTAAAGGAAATGAAGTATGTCGATGCAGCAAAAAGTTTTTTGAAAGTAAGCAACAAAGACAATGTAAACTATCAAAAAGCGCAACAAAGATTGCAAGAAAGCACACAAGCGGTGATAATTGCAAGTGATTCATTTGCAGAAGATGACAACTTTGATGCAAGTTTGAATATGTTAAACTCATACGCACGTGTAATGCCACACGAAACCATTGTTATAGACAAAATAAAAGAAGTTGAAAAAGCTAAAAATCAATACAATGAGAAAAAACAAGAAGAAGAAAAACAACGTGCATTGTCTGAGAAAAAGGAAAAAGAAGCCAGAGAAAAAGCTGAAAAACTAGCCAGTGAATCAGCTGAAGAATTAAAGAAAGAAAAAGAAAGCACAAAACAACCAGATAAACAAGATGAAAGTTATGAAACTGATGATAACAAAAGACTTATCGATTTGTGCATTCGTTTAGTTGGTAAAACTTATTTGGTAACTACAGATAATGCCAAAATCTACGAAGAACCAAGCAATAAATCACAAGTGATTTCTTCAATTCCTATGGGAAGTGAAGTGTACATTTATGAAGCAAAACCAGATTCAGGTCAAAGAGTATGGTGTCATGCGATAATTAAAAGTGCAGATTCACTAAAATCATACGATGCGTGGATATCATCAAATAACTTAGAAATTAACGATTAA
- a CDS encoding helicase HerA-like domain-containing protein: protein MEKLLIARGNEDIELLSNKVNQHGLIVGATGSGKTVTLKVLCEYFSDLGVPTILSDVKGDLSNLASVGEMNDNLKSRLDEMNITDFNFKNYPVNLWDVYGETGLPLRVSVSEMGPILLSQILDLNDTQAGILNIAFRVSDEEGLLLLDIKDLRSMLNHLSDNREVYSKKYGNITTQSISAIMRKLLYIEDMGADKFLGEPSLDIRDLMKTDSDGRGIVNIISAAKLINDKNLYSMFLLWLLSELFESLPEVGNPEIPKLVFFFDEAHLLFDNANKMIMDKIEQVVRLIRSKGVGIFFITQNPLDIPDSISSQLGNRIVHQLRAFSPKELKAVQKVSETFRANEDMNVKDEIVNLRTGEALISFLDEKGAPSITKKGLVLPPHSSFTPLSSGDVDYIVKNSDLNQKYAQSIDRESAYEILQKKLQNQIKEEPEKQTKKSTKQEKSPIEDFATKSINSMLGSFTRQIGRDIARGVFGSIKKSIKF, encoded by the coding sequence GTGGAAAAATTATTGATTGCAAGAGGAAACGAGGATATCGAACTTCTTTCAAATAAAGTAAATCAACATGGGCTTATTGTTGGAGCAACAGGAAGCGGAAAAACTGTTACATTGAAAGTTTTGTGTGAATATTTCTCCGATTTGGGAGTGCCAACTATTTTGTCAGACGTTAAGGGAGACTTGTCAAACTTGGCATCTGTAGGTGAAATGAATGATAACTTGAAATCTAGACTAGATGAAATGAATATCACTGATTTTAATTTCAAAAACTATCCTGTAAATTTATGGGATGTTTACGGAGAAACTGGACTTCCATTAAGAGTTTCAGTTTCTGAAATGGGTCCGATTTTGTTATCGCAAATTTTGGATTTGAACGATACACAAGCTGGAATTTTGAATATTGCATTCAGGGTTTCAGATGAGGAAGGACTATTGTTGTTGGACATAAAAGATTTGCGTTCTATGCTTAATCATTTGTCAGACAACAGGGAAGTTTATTCAAAAAAATACGGAAATATCACAACTCAAAGTATCAGTGCAATCATGAGAAAATTATTGTACATCGAAGATATGGGTGCAGATAAATTCTTGGGAGAACCAAGTTTGGATATAAGAGATTTGATGAAGACAGATTCTGATGGACGCGGAATTGTGAATATAATTTCTGCGGCAAAACTTATCAACGACAAAAACTTGTATTCGATGTTTTTGTTGTGGCTGTTATCAGAACTTTTCGAATCACTACCAGAAGTTGGAAACCCAGAAATCCCAAAACTTGTGTTCTTCTTTGACGAAGCACATTTGTTATTCGATAATGCAAACAAGATGATAATGGATAAAATTGAACAAGTTGTAAGACTTATTCGTTCAAAAGGTGTGGGAATATTCTTCATAACACAAAACCCACTAGACATTCCAGATTCGATTTCTTCGCAATTAGGAAATAGAATTGTGCATCAATTGAGAGCTTTCTCTCCAAAAGAATTGAAGGCTGTTCAAAAAGTTTCCGAAACTTTCAGAGCAAATGAAGATATGAATGTTAAAGACGAGATTGTAAACTTGAGAACTGGTGAAGCGTTGATATCATTCTTGGATGAAAAAGGAGCGCCAAGCATTACAAAAAAAGGGCTAGTTCTCCCACCACATTCATCATTTACACCGCTTTCTTCAGGCGATGTAGACTATATTGTGAAAAATTCTGATTTGAATCAAAAATATGCACAATCAATAGACAGGGAATCTGCATATGAAATTTTGCAAAAAAAATTACAAAATCAAATCAAAGAAGAGCCCGAAAAACAAACTAAGAAGTCCACTAAACAAGAAAAATCTCCTATAGAAGATTTTGCAACTAAAAGCATTAACTCAATGTTAGGTAGCTTTACTAGACAAATCGGTCGAGATATTGCTCGTGGGGTATTCGGATCAATCAAAAAGAGTATAA
- a CDS encoding DUF4097 family beta strand repeat-containing protein, with amino-acid sequence MNKEQFMELLDYYFRNVDETTYREIKNDYEEHFRIGVENGKTEEEISTELGNPREIFNECKEAGIIRENNLFGMFNLDSIGDFFNSKIFDQSKDKDYDLSQQTLEFDNDFHRIEVKSNADIDVSTHELDKIIVTYTTTDETQKLDVDYMNHVLKLGKVKMEKFFQKSFIKSISIKIPQDSDLGLNIATASGDVNVDVISNDVTCNTSSGDVNITTQSNNVNVNTASGDVQVSKCKKEIYVNTVSGDVKVNSENPEITVNTVSGDIEIDVNENKDLNVRGVSSDINIHIKEKKGSIELRTVSGEIQIDSYYKDSSKKISKSHDQSFSNDEIEISAATVSGDITVD; translated from the coding sequence ATGAATAAAGAACAATTTATGGAACTTTTAGATTATTATTTCAGAAATGTCGACGAAACAACTTACAGAGAAATCAAGAATGATTACGAAGAACATTTTAGAATCGGCGTTGAAAACGGAAAAACTGAAGAAGAGATTTCAACTGAATTAGGTAATCCAAGAGAAATATTCAACGAATGTAAAGAAGCTGGAATCATCAGAGAAAACAACTTATTCGGTATGTTTAACTTGGATAGCATTGGTGATTTCTTTAATTCCAAAATTTTTGACCAATCTAAAGACAAAGACTATGATTTATCACAACAAACATTGGAATTCGACAATGATTTCCACAGAATTGAAGTTAAATCAAATGCGGACATAGATGTGTCAACTCACGAATTGGATAAAATAATCGTAACTTACACTACAACTGATGAAACACAAAAGTTAGATGTAGATTATATGAATCACGTGTTGAAGCTTGGCAAAGTTAAAATGGAAAAATTCTTCCAAAAAAGTTTCATCAAATCAATTTCTATCAAAATTCCACAAGACAGTGATTTGGGATTAAACATCGCCACAGCAAGTGGAGATGTAAATGTAGATGTTATTAGTAATGATGTTACTTGCAACACTTCAAGTGGTGATGTAAATATCACTACACAATCGAACAATGTAAATGTCAACACTGCAAGTGGAGATGTTCAAGTTTCCAAATGCAAAAAAGAAATTTACGTTAATACTGTAAGCGGTGATGTGAAGGTGAATTCTGAAAATCCAGAAATAACAGTGAACACCGTAAGTGGCGATATCGAAATCGATGTGAACGAAAACAAAGATTTGAATGTGAGAGGGGTATCTAGCGATATTAATATCCATATCAAAGAAAAGAAAGGTTCTATAGAACTTAGAACTGTTAGCGGAGAAATTCAAATCGATAGTTACTACAAAGATAGTTCGAAAAAAATCAGTAAATCTCACGACCAATCATTCTCAAATGATGAAATCGAAATTAGTGCTGCAACAGTTAGTGGAGATATTACTGTAGATTAG
- a CDS encoding DNA polymerase IV, which translates to MDLNFLHFDLDAFFASCEILDNPKLKHVPMVVGGKSQRGIITTANYEARKYGLHSAMPIFQAKKIVPNLVIVTPDFEKYRRNSEKVFKVLSTFSNKIQKMSIDEGCMDISHIKMDRLELANLIQENVRIKTGLSISIGISYNMSLAKLASDWNKPHGIKIITQDDIPDILMDLNVGKIQGIGRKSEEKLNNIGIKKVSDLYDLSRNNLRELFGKFGEVIYDRIRGIDERQLDLSRIRKSIGVEYTFERDLKNYNELLKKASEFSEELADDLHKKNIKAKTIRIKIKLSDFSVITKSMTLDEYISDVKDIYRIVKYLVVNTKIEKPVRLFGITAANLSDTTFEQLKFL; encoded by the coding sequence ATGGATTTAAATTTTTTGCATTTTGATTTGGATGCTTTTTTTGCGTCATGTGAAATTTTGGATAATCCAAAACTGAAACACGTCCCAATGGTTGTCGGTGGAAAAAGTCAGAGGGGGATAATTACTACTGCGAACTACGAAGCTAGAAAGTACGGATTGCATTCTGCAATGCCGATATTTCAAGCGAAAAAGATTGTTCCAAATCTAGTTATAGTTACTCCTGATTTTGAAAAATACAGAAGAAATAGCGAGAAAGTTTTCAAGGTTTTGTCGACTTTCTCTAATAAAATTCAAAAGATGAGTATAGATGAAGGTTGCATGGATATTTCACATATTAAAATGGACAGATTAGAACTGGCAAATCTAATCCAAGAAAATGTCAGGATAAAAACAGGATTGTCTATCTCTATTGGAATAAGTTACAACATGAGCCTTGCAAAACTTGCGTCAGATTGGAATAAGCCTCATGGAATCAAAATTATAACGCAAGATGATATTCCAGATATCTTGATGGATTTAAACGTGGGTAAAATTCAAGGAATTGGAAGAAAATCTGAGGAGAAACTAAATAATATCGGAATCAAAAAGGTAAGTGATTTGTACGATTTATCCAGAAATAATTTGAGAGAATTGTTCGGGAAGTTTGGCGAAGTGATTTACGATAGAATTCGTGGAATTGATGAAAGACAGTTGGATTTGTCGAGAATTAGAAAATCCATCGGGGTGGAGTACACTTTTGAACGTGATTTGAAAAATTACAATGAGTTATTGAAAAAGGCAAGTGAGTTTAGCGAAGAATTAGCAGATGATCTTCATAAGAAAAACATTAAAGCGAAGACCATTAGGATTAAAATAAAACTCAGTGATTTTTCGGTGATTACAAAATCGATGACTCTTGATGAGTACATTAGTGATGTCAAAGATATTTACAGGATTGTGAAGTATCTTGTGGTTAACACTAAAATTGAAAAGCCTGTCAGACTTTTTGGGATTACTGCTGCAAACCTTAGCGACACGACTTTTGAGCAGTTAAAATTTTTATAG
- a CDS encoding PadR family transcriptional regulator: MNTQLKKGILELCVLSVISKQDSYGYEIIDQIKDKIPMSEGTIYPMLRRLKNDKYLEDYTEQSESGPSRKYYKITDEGKTYLHSQLEDYKKLVESVKALLEEGF, encoded by the coding sequence ATGAACACACAATTAAAAAAAGGGATTTTAGAATTATGTGTCTTATCGGTTATATCTAAACAAGACAGCTACGGATACGAAATTATAGATCAGATAAAAGATAAGATACCAATGAGCGAAGGAACAATTTATCCTATGCTTAGAAGATTGAAAAACGACAAATACTTGGAAGATTACACTGAGCAATCAGAGTCAGGTCCATCTAGAAAATACTACAAGATAACAGACGAAGGGAAAACTTATTTGCACTCACAACTTGAAGATTATAAAAAATTAGTTGAGAGTGTTAAGGCCTTGTTAGAGGAGGGTTTTTAA
- a CDS encoding glucose-6-phosphate isomerase — protein sequence MFKLDFSNTTSHNSVDTLRTESVNALEKLLNKSCEGKEFTGWIDLPKNYDREEFERIKKCAKKIRETSDCLVVIGIGGSYMGAKAIDYAMSDYFEKSGIEIIYAGFQLSSTYLAELLEYLKDKDFCVNVISKSGTTTEPAIAFRFIKELMDEKYTKEEQKSRIFATTDKQKGALKELSDINGYETFVVPDDIGGRFSVLTSVGLLPLCVKGLDIDKLMIGAANAMEDFTKLDYESNFALQYASFRNDMYRNGKDIEILINYEMRLKYFSEWFKQLFAESEGKNNKGIFPMMCNFTTDLHSVGQMIQDGQKNVFETVISVENPRKDLYIKSDADNLDNLNYLSGKSVDYVNKMAMQGTLNAHLSSNVESVVVKIDEINEENLGYMIYFFEMSVAISALVLGVNPFNQPGVEEYKKQMFKLLEKPGY from the coding sequence ATGTTCAAGCTAGATTTTTCAAATACGACAAGTCATAATTCTGTGGATACTTTGAGAACAGAATCCGTAAATGCTTTAGAAAAGCTTTTAAATAAATCCTGTGAAGGCAAGGAATTCACAGGATGGATTGATTTGCCTAAAAATTACGACAGAGAAGAATTCGAGAGAATTAAAAAATGTGCTAAGAAGATAAGAGAAACGTCTGATTGTTTAGTTGTCATTGGAATCGGTGGAAGTTATATGGGAGCTAAGGCGATTGATTATGCGATGAGCGATTATTTTGAGAAATCGGGCATCGAAATCATCTACGCTGGTTTCCAATTGTCTTCTACGTATTTGGCTGAACTTTTGGAATATTTGAAAGACAAGGATTTTTGTGTAAATGTTATAAGCAAATCGGGAACTACTACAGAGCCTGCAATCGCTTTTAGATTTATAAAGGAATTAATGGATGAAAAATACACAAAAGAAGAACAAAAGAGCAGAATTTTCGCCACGACTGATAAACAAAAAGGTGCATTGAAAGAATTGTCTGATATCAATGGTTATGAAACTTTTGTAGTGCCAGATGACATCGGTGGAAGATTTTCCGTTCTAACTTCTGTTGGTTTGTTGCCACTTTGCGTAAAAGGATTGGACATCGACAAATTAATGATTGGCGCAGCAAATGCAATGGAAGATTTTACAAAACTTGATTACGAATCAAATTTTGCTTTGCAATACGCTTCATTCAGAAATGATATGTATCGAAATGGAAAAGACATTGAGATACTTATTAATTACGAAATGAGATTGAAATATTTTTCTGAATGGTTCAAGCAATTATTTGCAGAATCGGAAGGAAAAAACAACAAGGGAATATTCCCAATGATGTGTAATTTCACGACGGATTTGCATTCAGTGGGTCAAATGATTCAAGATGGACAAAAAAATGTATTTGAAACTGTGATTTCAGTAGAAAATCCACGCAAAGATTTGTATATAAAATCTGATGCTGATAATTTGGATAATCTGAATTATTTGAGCGGAAAATCAGTGGATTATGTGAATAAGATGGCTATGCAAGGAACACTTAATGCGCATTTGTCGTCAAATGTTGAAAGTGTTGTCGTGAAAATTGATGAGATTAATGAAGAAAATCTAGGATATATGATTTATTTCTTTGAAATGAGTGTAGCAATTTCAGCACTTGTTTTAGGAGTGAATCCTTTTAATCAACCGGGAGTTGAAGAATACAAGAAGCAAATGTTTAAATTATTAGAAAAGCCGGGTTATTAA
- a CDS encoding THUMP domain-containing class I SAM-dependent RNA methyltransferase, protein MKIIVTCAFGLESSVKRQLLDMGYENLNVNDGRIMLEGDEKDIAKLNINLRCADRVLIELGNFKAVSFEQLFKGVEKINWLDILEADSNFIVEGRSYKSKLFSIKDCQSITEKAIIKSLQKEYKVDWFSKSKGRFRIEVSLVKDICSITLDTSGDGLHKRGYRQDSVLAPIRENLAAGIIDLSFANSNRPLVDLFCGSGTFAIEAARKFRNIAPGIDRKFDFINFNDKFNNAYKQERTKALESIDYDKKIDIFASDVDGSAIEKAIANAENAGVREDIRFVTRDFRNVVLNDNYFVLISNPPYGKRLGERQEAEKIYKDLGIKMAKFKTASQYIITDCEEFEKFYGKKASKNRKMYNGNMKCYLYQYFGPRPK, encoded by the coding sequence TTGAAAATAATAGTAACTTGCGCATTCGGTTTGGAGAGCTCGGTCAAAAGACAACTTTTGGATATGGGCTATGAGAATTTGAATGTAAACGACGGAAGAATAATGCTTGAAGGCGATGAAAAAGATATCGCAAAATTAAATATAAATTTGAGATGTGCAGACAGAGTTCTAATCGAATTGGGTAATTTTAAGGCTGTATCATTCGAACAACTTTTTAAGGGCGTTGAAAAAATAAATTGGTTGGATATTTTAGAAGCGGATTCTAATTTTATTGTAGAAGGCAGAAGTTACAAATCAAAATTATTTTCTATTAAAGACTGTCAATCGATTACAGAAAAGGCGATTATTAAATCTCTTCAGAAAGAATACAAGGTGGATTGGTTCTCAAAATCCAAGGGGAGATTTAGGATTGAAGTTAGTCTGGTAAAAGATATTTGTTCGATAACTTTGGATACCTCGGGAGATGGACTTCACAAAAGAGGTTACAGACAGGACTCAGTTCTTGCCCCTATAAGAGAAAACTTAGCAGCAGGAATTATCGATTTGTCATTTGCAAACAGCAACAGACCTCTTGTGGACTTGTTCTGTGGTAGTGGAACTTTTGCGATAGAAGCTGCGAGAAAATTCAGAAATATTGCACCAGGGATTGACAGGAAATTCGATTTTATTAACTTTAATGATAAATTCAACAATGCATACAAACAAGAGCGTACTAAAGCCTTGGAGAGCATTGATTACGATAAAAAGATAGATATTTTCGCTAGTGATGTGGACGGCTCAGCGATTGAAAAAGCGATAGCTAATGCCGAAAATGCTGGGGTCAGGGAGGATATTAGATTCGTGACGAGGGATTTCAGAAATGTTGTGTTAAATGATAATTACTTCGTTCTAATATCTAACCCACCTTATGGAAAAAGGCTTGGCGAAAGACAAGAAGCCGAGAAGATTTATAAGGATTTGGGAATTAAAATGGCGAAATTCAAGACTGCATCACAATATATAATCACAGATTGCGAAGAGTTTGAGAAATTTTATGGCAAAAAAGCATCTAAAAATAGAAAGATGTACAACGGAAATATGAAGTGTTATTTGTATCAATATTTTGGTCCGAGACCTAAATAG
- a CDS encoding PP2C family protein-serine/threonine phosphatase: protein MEKKSSEDVSDFKGSDYEVLNSMKDLVRVIDKDGVIIFANTSMIKSMPINPIGVNCYLDYSEDFPKCLADRKYRLNSTIKEKRKINGVDYSITSSPVMDKDGEVVSTVEVFRDISKEVKTQIDLINANKDIKDEIKFAKHIQSKTLPSKGEHVGLDLDYSYISSRDLSGDIIDCIDIDERFVGIYIADVVGHGIAASILTMFIRQTMRYLVSRITDSRPKRVLKDLNTTFTELNLSVDKYFTIFYGLYDRKLKIFSYANAGHNGIPFLISNDKLEELKVTGHPISPMFEGVGFDQRDILVSSGDELIMYTDGITETRGFDNEFYGEERLKRDLMKVPDRRIEYVLNEVDSFRFLEQDDDIVLVSLKVL, encoded by the coding sequence TTGGAGAAGAAATCAAGTGAAGATGTTAGTGATTTCAAAGGATCTGATTACGAAGTTCTAAATTCTATGAAGGATTTAGTTAGAGTAATAGATAAAGATGGGGTAATAATATTTGCCAATACTAGCATGATAAAATCTATGCCTATCAATCCAATAGGAGTGAATTGCTATTTGGATTACAGCGAAGATTTCCCAAAATGTTTGGCAGATAGGAAATACCGTTTGAACAGCACTATCAAAGAAAAAAGAAAAATAAATGGCGTGGATTATTCCATAACTTCTTCTCCAGTTATGGATAAAGATGGAGAAGTGGTAAGTACTGTCGAGGTTTTCAGAGATATTTCAAAAGAGGTCAAAACTCAGATTGATTTGATTAATGCGAACAAGGACATCAAGGATGAAATCAAATTCGCCAAGCACATTCAAAGCAAAACTTTGCCTAGTAAGGGTGAGCATGTCGGTTTGGATTTGGATTACAGCTATATTTCATCTAGGGATTTGTCTGGAGATATCATCGATTGCATAGATATTGACGAAAGATTTGTAGGAATTTACATCGCAGATGTTGTGGGCCATGGGATTGCGGCATCTATTCTGACGATGTTTATCAGACAGACAATGAGGTATTTGGTAAGTAGAATTACAGATTCTAGGCCAAAAAGAGTGCTGAAGGATTTGAATACCACATTTACTGAACTTAATTTGTCGGTAGACAAATATTTTACGATTTTTTATGGGTTATACGATAGAAAACTCAAAATATTTTCATATGCAAATGCTGGCCACAATGGTATTCCATTTTTGATTTCCAATGATAAATTAGAAGAATTAAAGGTTACAGGTCATCCTATCTCTCCAATGTTTGAAGGAGTTGGGTTTGATCAGAGAGATATATTGGTCTCCAGTGGTGATGAATTAATTATGTACACTGATGGGATAACTGAAACTAGAGGATTTGACAACGAATTTTACGGCGAAGAAAGACTAAAAAGAGATTTAATGAAAGTTCCAGATAGAAGAATTGAATACGTGTTAAACGAGGTGGATTCTTTTAGATTTTTGGAACAGGATGACGATATTGTTCTAGTGAGTTTGAAGGTTCTATAG
- a CDS encoding oligopeptide ABC transporter substrate-binding protein, whose translation MKKKFKSLLAIFLVLAFVLTGCGKSNKDSGKSSDSGSKQESSTGKKANEENKGNIVGEQMGGGVLVENEGEAIKGGTFKVGIPTDSPFKGIFNVALQDDNFDWTIIGPTMYGSANAGESMELRDSGAEKFEWDEKAKTATIKLSDAFKWNDGKPVTAKDIIINYLIIGHKDYPGVRYDDDMINIVGMEEYHAGKTQDIAGVKEIDEKTVQISFKEWKPSIKWGAGIWHEPTNYEQVKDIAIKDIISSDPIRKNPKSAGPFYISNVVPGQSVEFSANEHFWGGKAKIDKVVMEVVPTSQILASLKSGKYDYIAGGAPSDTFKEISELKGYKVARQQDMAYTYLGFKLGKWDKAKGEVVVDPNAKMADVNLRKAMGYAIDNNAVGEKFYLGYRSQATSVVLPIFKDYFNTELKGYNFDQEKAKKLLDEAGYKDVDNDGIREDKNGKPFVIKFASMSGGEIAEPLSAYYIQCWKEIGLNVELTGGRLIEFNAFYDKLKNDDPEVDVFQGAWAVGTNPDPSGLFSKNASFNYYRYTNPEMQQALDKIADGKTSDEERAQAYKDFAKVMEDNVPLIPTLYREALSPINKRVKKFDFRYVQDLNKDDFRWNEIELTAEQPMKE comes from the coding sequence ATGAAAAAGAAATTTAAATCATTATTGGCAATCTTTTTAGTATTAGCATTTGTACTTACAGGATGTGGAAAATCTAATAAAGATAGCGGAAAATCATCAGATTCTGGTTCTAAACAAGAATCTAGCACTGGTAAAAAGGCAAACGAAGAAAATAAAGGTAACATAGTCGGAGAACAAATGGGCGGCGGTGTTCTTGTTGAAAATGAAGGCGAAGCAATTAAAGGTGGAACTTTTAAAGTAGGTATTCCTACAGATTCACCTTTTAAAGGTATATTTAATGTTGCATTACAAGACGATAACTTCGACTGGACAATTATCGGACCTACAATGTACGGTTCAGCAAATGCTGGAGAAAGCATGGAATTGAGAGATTCTGGTGCAGAAAAATTCGAATGGGATGAAAAAGCAAAGACTGCTACAATCAAACTTTCAGATGCATTCAAATGGAATGACGGAAAGCCTGTAACAGCAAAAGACATTATCATCAACTATCTAATCATTGGACACAAGGATTATCCTGGTGTACGTTATGATGATGATATGATTAACATCGTTGGTATGGAAGAATATCACGCTGGAAAAACACAAGACATCGCTGGTGTTAAAGAAATTGATGAAAAAACAGTTCAAATTTCATTTAAAGAATGGAAACCTTCAATTAAATGGGGTGCTGGTATTTGGCACGAACCAACAAACTACGAACAAGTTAAAGACATAGCTATAAAAGATATTATATCTTCTGACCCAATCAGAAAAAATCCTAAATCAGCAGGACCTTTCTATATTTCTAATGTAGTACCAGGACAATCAGTTGAATTTAGTGCTAACGAACACTTCTGGGGCGGAAAAGCAAAAATCGATAAGGTAGTAATGGAAGTAGTTCCTACTTCACAAATTTTAGCATCATTAAAATCTGGTAAATACGATTATATCGCAGGTGGAGCACCATCAGATACATTCAAAGAAATATCAGAATTAAAAGGATACAAAGTTGCGAGACAACAAGACATGGCTTACACTTACTTAGGATTTAAATTAGGTAAATGGGACAAAGCTAAAGGCGAAGTTGTTGTAGATCCTAATGCTAAGATGGCAGATGTTAACTTACGTAAAGCAATGGGTTATGCAATTGATAACAACGCAGTGGGTGAAAAATTCTATCTAGGATACAGATCACAAGCTACATCAGTTGTTCTTCCTATATTTAAAGATTACTTTAACACTGAATTAAAAGGATACAATTTTGACCAAGAAAAAGCTAAAAAATTGTTAGATGAAGCTGGATACAAAGATGTTGACAACGATGGAATAAGAGAAGACAAAAACGGTAAACCATTTGTAATTAAATTCGCATCAATGTCAGGTGGAGAAATTGCAGAACCATTGTCAGCATACTATATCCAATGCTGGAAAGAAATTGGATTGAATGTTGAGTTGACAGGCGGAAGATTGATAGAATTCAACGCATTCTACGACAAGCTTAAAAATGATGACCCTGAAGTTGACGTATTCCAAGGAGCTTGGGCTGTAGGTACTAACCCTGACCCATCAGGATTATTCAGTAAGAATGCATCATTCAACTACTACAGATATACTAATCCAGAAATGCAACAAGCATTGGATAAGATAGCTGATGGTAAAACATCTGATGAAGAAAGAGCACAAGCTTACAAAGACTTTGCTAAAGTAATGGAAGACAATGTACCATTGATTCCAACACTTTACAGAGAAGCTTTATCTCCAATCAACAAGAGAGTTAAAAAATTTGATTTCAGATACGTTCAAGATCTTAACAAAGACGACTTCAGATGGAATGAAATCGAACTTACAGCAGAACAACCAATGAAAGAATAA